In a genomic window of Gossypium arboreum isolate Shixiya-1 chromosome 7, ASM2569848v2, whole genome shotgun sequence:
- the LOC108475606 gene encoding uncharacterized protein LOC108475606 gives MGICAAIEHKTKVLEVYGDSALVIYQLKGEWETRDPKLINYRKLVLELIEVFDDITFCYLPRDENQMADTLATLASMIRVNKREDMKPIQMSICEAPAHCYNIGEEEKTDNHLWYHNILRYVKNREYPDQATENNKRKLMRLTNDYVLDGEILYKKRKDQVLLRCVDAVEVKKILEEVHEGVCGTHVNGFTMARKIMRFGYYWSMMERDSMAFLNVGHGRHWADFAEGF, from the coding sequence atgggaatcTGTGCAGCCATAGAGCACAAAACCAAGGTGCTAGAAGTGTATGGGGATTCCGCGCTGGTGATCTATcagctcaaaggtgaatgggaaacAAGAGACCCAAAGTTGATCAACTATCGAAAGCTAGTTCTGGAATTAATTGAGGTGTTTGACGATATCACTTTCTGTTACCTCCCGCGAGACGAAAACCAAATGGCTGATACCTTGGCTACGTTAGCTTCTATGATCAGAGTAAATAAACGAGAGGATATGAAGCCGATCCAGATGAGTATTTgtgaggctccagctcattgttacAATATCGGCGAAGAAGAGAAGACAGATAATCATCTTTGGTATCACAATATTCTACGATATGTGAAGAACCGTGAATACCCTGATCAGGCAACTGAAAATAATAAGAGAAAGTTGATGAGGCTGACCAATGACTATGTCTTAGACGGAGAGATCCTATATAAAAAGAGGAAGGATCAGGTGCTGCTAAGATGTGTTGACGCCGTTGAAGTTAAGAAAATCCtagaagaagtccatgaaggtGTCTGCGGGACGCATGTCAATGGGTTCACAATGGCCAGAAAAATCATGAGATTCGGGTATTACTGGTCCATGATGGAAAGAGATTCCATGGCCTTTCTCAATGTAGGGCATGGACGTCATTGGGCCGATTTTGCCGAAggcttctaa